DNA from Synechococcus sp. CBW1108:
GGGAAAAATGCCCACGACCCTGGTGCGGCGCTTGATCTCCTCGTTCACCCGCTCCAGCAGGTTGGTGCTCCAGATCTTGCGCCAGTGGTCCTTGGGGAAGTGGCGGAAAGCCAGCACGTCCTCCTTGGCCTCGTGCATGAGCGCAGCGGCCTTGGGGAAGCGCTCCGCCAGCGAGGCCGCCAGATCATCCCAGCGCGACTCGATCTCCTCAGCGGTTTCTTGGGCGAACACGCTGCGCAGGGCAGCGGTGACCATGCCTTGGTGAGCCCTGGGAACACACTGCAGCAGGTTGCGGGCAAAATGCACCCGGCAGCGCTGCCAGACGCAGCCCTGCAATTGCCTGCGGATCGCCTTGGTGAGGCCGCTGTGGGCGTCAGAGATCACCAGCTTGACGCCACCCAGACCCCGCTCTTTGAGGTGGGAGATGAACTCCGCCCAGAAGGGCTCGCTCTCACTGTTACCCACCTTGAGGCCCAGCAACTCCCGGCGCCCGTCCTCGTTGACCCCCATGGCGACGACGACAGCGCGGGAGCAGACCTGCTGGGCCTTGCCCAGGCGCCCCTTGAGGTAGGTGGCATCCAGGTAGACGTAGGCGTAGCTGCTGCTCTCCAGCGGCCGGCCCAGGAACGCCTGCACCTGCTGGTCGATGTCCTGACAGATGCGGCTCACCTGCGACTTGGAGATGCCGCTCTGGGAACCCAGCGCCGCCACTAGGGAATCCACCTTGCGGGTCGAGACGCCACTGATGTAGGCCTCCATGATCACCGCGTACAGGGCCTGATCGACCCTGCGGCGGGGCTCGAGGATCGTGGGCAGGAAGCTGCCGGCTCGCAGTTTGGGGATCTGCAGGGCGAGATCCCCCACCTGGGTGGTCAGGGTGCGAGGCCGGTAGCCATTGCGTTGGTTGACCCGCTCCTCGCTGCGCTCATGGCGATCGGCACCGACCACAGCGGAGGCCTCCAGTTCGATCAGCTGCTGCAGGCCGTAGCGGGCCAGCTCGGGGATCAGCTCACCGGCGCTGCTGCCATCGAGTAGCGCCGCCAGTTCAGGCACGGCAGCATGGTGCTTGGGCATGGTTCGTCTGGTTGAGGTGGTACTCGAACCAGGGAAACGGGCCTGCCCACCCGGGGTCCCCACGAATCCAGCGCCCGAGGCGCTGAATTCGCGGGGTGCCCCGCCCCTTGCAACGCCAGCCGCTGAGCCGATCGCTTGAGGTGCGGACGCTCAGCCCCGGCTACGCCGGGGCTGAGGCCCAGGGGAATTACACCACTGCGGGGGACGCAGGCAAATCGTGCATTTGCACTCGCATGAGTAATAATTTTCATGAGGCTGCCTGATTCAATTTAGTCGTTTTGTTGTGCAAATTATTAGATCGTTTGGCGCCGCAAGGCGTTTTTTTTGCAAGCGGCTGTAGGTGTGAAATTCTTGATTTTTCGAGGTCCCCTTAAGAAGCTCCTGCAGCACTGATGGTTTGGTGGGAAATCCATGGCCGCTGCGAACGGGCCCAGAAGCCCTCAGATCTTCACCGCAGATGGGATGTGGCCAGAGACTGGTAAGCATTTATATCCCTACGTGGTCATGCCTCTGAAATGCTTCTGGGCTGGGCATGTGCCCGTGCTGATCGCTGCTGACATTCCAGATTGGCCACGGCGGCGATCAAAGACTCGTAAATGTGGAGCCGGTCGGGCCACCATGGTCAGAACGACTTGAGGGCTATGGCATGGATCCAGCCACGGCCCTCGCCTGGGCGCTGCTGTCACTAGCCGCCGCCGCCGCCCTTGGCCTGCTGACTCTGATCGCCGGCCTGGCGCGGGGGTTTGAGCAGGCGCCCAGGCTGATGGAGCAGCCAGAGCCGGGAACTGAAGCGTCAGAGGCCCTGGCCAGCACCTCGCTCACTGTGGTGGTGCCCACCTACAACGAAGCGACCAACATCGCCGCCTGCCTCACCAGCCTACTGCGCAGCGAGAACCCCTGCGGCGACTGGCGGGTGTTGCTGGTGGACGATCGCTCCAGCGATGCCACGGTGGCGATCGCCGAGGCGGCGGCAGGAGCCTGCGGTGCCACGGAGCCCCGCTTCTCACTGCTCGACGCCGGGGCCCGGCCGGAGGACGAGCGCTGGGTGGGCAAGAACTGGGCCTGCAGCCGTGCCATTGAG
Protein-coding regions in this window:
- a CDS encoding IS256 family transposase translates to MPKHHAAVPELAALLDGSSAGELIPELARYGLQQLIELEASAVVGADRHERSEERVNQRNGYRPRTLTTQVGDLALQIPKLRAGSFLPTILEPRRRVDQALYAVIMEAYISGVSTRKVDSLVAALGSQSGISKSQVSRICQDIDQQVQAFLGRPLESSSYAYVYLDATYLKGRLGKAQQVCSRAVVVAMGVNEDGRRELLGLKVGNSESEPFWAEFISHLKERGLGGVKLVISDAHSGLTKAIRRQLQGCVWQRCRVHFARNLLQCVPRAHQGMVTAALRSVFAQETAEEIESRWDDLAASLAERFPKAAALMHEAKEDVLAFRHFPKDHWRKIWSTNLLERVNEEIKRRTRVVGIFPNDPAIIRLVGAVLLEQHEHWQLEGRRMFSAESMATIPELGDTPTLQAAGA